A region from the Bradyrhizobium erythrophlei genome encodes:
- a CDS encoding integration host factor subunit beta — protein sequence MIKSELVQRIAEHNPHLYQRDVENIVNAILDEIVAALARGDRVELRGFGAFSVKHRPARAGRNPRTGAHVPVDQKSVPFFKTGKEMRERLNREAGAPDTGA from the coding sequence ATGATAAAATCCGAACTTGTTCAGCGTATCGCCGAGCACAACCCGCACCTTTACCAGCGGGATGTCGAGAACATTGTGAACGCAATTCTCGACGAGATCGTTGCGGCCCTGGCGCGTGGCGACCGGGTCGAGCTGCGCGGTTTCGGCGCGTTCTCGGTCAAGCATCGTCCGGCGCGCGCGGGGCGCAATCCACGCACCGGCGCGCATGTGCCGGTCGATCAGAAGAGCGTCCCGTTCTTCAAAACGGGCAAGGAAATGCGTGAACGGCTGAACCGCGAAGCCGGAGCGCCGGATACCGGCGCCTGA